From Zingiber officinale cultivar Zhangliang chromosome 5B, Zo_v1.1, whole genome shotgun sequence, the proteins below share one genomic window:
- the LOC121985921 gene encoding uncharacterized protein LOC121985921: MAFSPASLLLRRYSVAAPLSPLSSLRSSLLVSLVKVPPFFTSARSLSAAPLPQHPSDSSDPLDPPRSSLSARLSFVLDQIDSIDRDRADKEAALQRIRAWHQAKAAPPPSPSPPLPSPPSIDDGTPMDPAPRATDQNEIFHAPTDTSTDGSMRDVLRQEVEVVHPWPEWIELIERLSQQNYFDFRRTDEERVAANLSIDLSSIKEEVGFDFSRDWTAVRNACSNFGRDRFDILRSLSRNDIQVLVGHGCPSMSPKVVFSAKLLRKLVHLDEGDVCSSCSLRSKCGRGYILPRKEDEARTLDVVRILLTFGFNHVKETVENKPLMKMISVKTVIRKLLHEIVKLSAIPIDPNLPPPVIKKPPPKVKQTPPPPKKRVGRDDVEMKKGDWLCTKCNFMNFAKNIVCLQCDAKRPKRQLLPGEWECPKCNFLNYRRNMACFHCDHQRPPDEYTESQVHTRDTRDYSPNTRLERTTRLQNVSSAWNFDFDDNESDGADVAAFEFADPHKNDQGSLGNQSYRGTDLEYKDDMVHNDRVSRTAERDHHFKEDNKRKSALDSRRTGFDDFDEEEDDDVDSYELDRTQASEVSRMNFSELEKASDSEGSEAFDHYINSKNHASKDTMSDSEDEGTAEHPYWRPGHDADSDQMAGGRGHLRRREMPFGSDDDFKSDSDEMDDSLGSRYGKGHQGNLGRARERKFANSGDRYPAGMVSDDDDLSRDSKRGKFSSRGSQREFVASDRMGGRKNSFSRGNYGSSRGPRMHGNGDRYAAGMVSDDDDLSGDSKRGKFSSRGSQREFGASDRMGSRRNSFTRGNYGSSGGPRVHGNGDRFASGMVSDDDDYSSRGSKRGQSSSRGSQREFGASDRMGSRRNSFSGESRMHRNGTGTSHRSFRENDGFQRFESRRRTNEGGFGTLDQKRNRSGNGTRGSRRNGRGMDWE, encoded by the exons ATGGCCTTCTCTCCTGCTTCGCTTCTTCTCCGCCGCTACTCCGTCGCCGCCCCCTTATCTCCTTTGTCCTCACTCCGTTCGTCCCTCCTTGTTTCCCTCGTAAAAGTCCCTCCTTTTTTCACCTCCGCGCGCTCCCTCTCTGCCGCTCCACTCCCGCAGCACCCGTCTGACTCCTCTGATCCCCTTGACCCCCCTCGATCCTCCCTTTCCGCCCGCCTCTCCTTCGTCCTCGACCAGATCGACTCCATCGATCGTGATCGCGCTGATAAGGAAGCCGCTCTCCAGCGCATCCGCGCCTGGCACCAGGCCAAGGCCGCGCCGCCGCCCTCGCCTTCGCCCCCGCTCCCGTCGCCTCCATCCATTGATGATGGGACTCCCATGGACCCAGCGCCTCGTGCGACGGACCAAAACGAGATATTTCACGCGCCAACTGATACGAGCACGGATGGGAGTATGAGAGATGTTCTTAGGCAGGAGGTGGAGGTCGTACACCCCTGGCCCGAGTGGATTGAGCTGATTGAGAGATTGTCGCAGCAAAATTACTTTGACTTTCGCAGGACAGACGAGGAGCGCGTCGCCGCGAATTTGTCCATCGACCTCTCGTCAATAAAGGAAGAAGTGGGGTTTGATTTCTCAAGGGATTGGACCGCTGTGAGGAATGCTTGTTCGAATTTTGGCCGTGACCGCTTTGATATTTTGAG GTCATTGTCAAGGAATGATATTCAAGTTCTGGTGGGTCATGGATGCCCAAGTATGAGCCCAAAAGTTGTCTTCTCAGCAAAGCTGTTAAGAAAGCTTGTGCACCTTGACGAAGGAGAT GTATGTAGTTCATGCAGCCTAAGGAGCAAGTGTGGCAGAGGATATATCTTACCACGCAAGGAGGATGAAGCGCGCACTCTTGATGTTGTGCGTATCTTACTGACATTTGGTTTTAATCATGTAAAAGAAACAGTTGAAAATAAGCCTCTCATGAAAATGATATCCGTAAAAACTGTAATCCGCAAGTTGCTACACGAGATTGTTAAGTTGAGTGCGATTCCAATAGATCCCAATCTTCCACCTCCTGTCATCAAGAAGCCTCCTCCTAAGGTAAAGCAAACCCCTCCACCACCGAAAAAAAGAGTGGGGAGAGATGATGTAGAAATGAAGAAAGGAGATTGGCTTTGTACCAA GTGTAACTTCATGAATTTTGCAAAAAATATTGTCTGTTTGCAATGTGATGCTAAACGACCCAAGCGGCAACTCCTCCCTGGGGAATGGGAATGTCCTAA GTGCAATTTCTTGAACTATAGACGAAACATGGCATGCTTTCATTGTGATCACCAGCGTCCCCCTGATGAATATACAGAAAGTCAAGTGCATACAAGAGATACAAGAGATTATAGTCCAAACACAAGATTGGAGCGGACTACCAGATTGCAAAATGTCTCTTCAGCCTGGAATTTTGACTTTGATGACAATGAATCTGATGGAGCTGATGTTGCAGCGTTTGAGTTTGCAGATCCCCATAAGAATGATCAAGGTTCTTTGGGCAATCAGTCTTATAGGGGAACTGATTTGGAATATAAAGATGATATGGTACATAATGACAGGGTGTCAAGAACCGCAGAACGAGACCACCACTTTAAGGAAGATAATAAAAGGAAATCTGCCTTGGACTCTCGGAGAACAGGATTTGATGATTTTGATGAAGAAGAGGATGATGATGTAGACAGTTATGAACTTGATAGGACCCAAGCAAGCGAGGTTTCTCGGATGAATTTTTCGGAGCTAGAAAAGGCATCAGATTCTGAAGGCTCGGAAGCATTTGATCATTATATAAACTCAAAAAATCATGCTTCAAAAGATACTATGTCTGATTCTGAGGATGAAGGTACTGCTGAACATCCTTATTGGAGACCTGGTCATGATGCGGATTCTGATCAGATGGCTGGTGGCAGGGGTCACCTGCGACGTAGGGAGATGCCATTTGGGTCAGATGATGACTTCAAATCTGATTCTGATGAAATGGACGACAGTTTAGGGTCAAGATATGGGAAAGGCCACCAAGGAAATCTAGGTAGGGCCAGGGAACGAAAATTTGCCAATTCTGGTGACAGGTACCCTGCTGGTATGGTGTCTGATGATGATGACTTATCCAGAGATAGTAAGAGAGGAAAATTCTCTTCTAGAGGCTCACAGAGAGAATTTGTAGCTTCTGATAGAATGGGCGGCAGGAAGAATTCTTTCTCCCGTGGCAATTATGGTTCTTCTAGAGGACCACGCATGCATGGAAATGGTGACAGGTATGCTGCTGGTATGGTGTCTGACGATGATGACTTATCCGGAGATAGTAAGAGAGGCAAATTCTCTTCTAGAGGCTCACAGAGAGAATTTGGAGCTTCTGATAGAATGGGCAGCAGGAGGAATTCTTTCACTCGCGGCAATTATGGTTCTTCTGGAGGACCACGCGTGCATGGAAATGGTGACAGGTTCGCTTCTGGTATGGTGTCTGACGATGATGACTATTCGTCCAGAGGTAGTAAGAGGGGGCAATCCTCTTCTAGAGGCTCACAAAGAGAATTTGGAGCTTCTGATAGAATGGGCAGCAGGAGGAATTCTTTTTCTGGAGAATCACGGATGCATAGAAATGGTACTGGAACCAGCCACAGAAGTTTCCGAGAAAATGATGGATTTCAACGATTCGAAAGCCGAAGGCGAACTAATGAGGGAGGATTTGGTACATTGGATCAAAAAAGAAATAGGTCTGGTAATGGAACAAGAGGCTCACGAAGAAATGGTAGAGGTATGGATTGGGAGTAA
- the LOC121985922 gene encoding putative glutaredoxin-C14 has protein sequence MDKVMKLASQRAVVVFSLSSCCMCHTVKSLFHDLGVNAAIHELDEVPWGREMEKALAKLVGRNSPVPVVFIGGKLIGSTDKIMSLHLGGRLVPLLRDAGALWV, from the coding sequence ATGGACAAGGTGATGAAGTTGGCGTCGCAGAGGGCAGTCGTCGTGTTTAGCTTGAGCTCGTGTTGTATGTGCCACACCGTGAAGAGCCTCTTCCATGACCTTGGTGTCAATGCCGCTATCCATGAGCTCGACGAAGTCCCGTGGGGGCGAGAGATGGAGAAAGCTCTGGCTAAGCTCGTGGGGCGAAACTCACCGGTGCCAGTCGTGTTCATTGGAGGGAAGTTGATTGGATCGACCGACAAAATCATGTCGTTGCATCTTGGGGGCAGGCTGGTCCCTCTCCTTCGTGATGCGGGCGCGCTTTGGGTTTGA
- the LOC121985923 gene encoding phosphoacetylglucosamine mutase-like, with the protein MTHEKQHPILLDYVRQYPLPHGVRFTYGTAGFRSEGSILASTVFRAGILAALRSLKTGSTVGLMLTASHNPISDNGVKIADPDGGMMIQQWEPFADALVNAPDPDHLLQLVVQFVKEENIPFGGGQSANILLGRDTRPSGDALLEAAKQGINSVVGAVAIDMGILTTPQLHWMVRNINKGTRSSESDYMEQLAKSFRCLVDLAPDNTMESKLVVDGANGVGGEKLQQLKKILSGLDICVRNTGKEGEGLLNEGCGADYVQKEKAIPSNFGLDDVGMKCASLDGDGDRLVYFIPSASSKNVDLIDGDKILTLFALFIKEQLDFLYNEQGLDNKEAVSLGVVQTAYANGASTAYLKQLGLEVVLAPTGVKYLHKEAATFDVGIYFEANGHGTILFSEKFLSHLQARSDELSSTASGSESHKSGLRLLEVSRLINQAVGDALSGLLLVEAVLQYKGWSIKAWNELYQDLPSRQLKAKVADRNAVVTANAETKVVKPPGLQELIDEETAKYPCGRCFVRPSGTEDVVRVYAEASTQEAADSLAQSAVQLVDRFLGFAGSHQKA; encoded by the exons ATGACACATGAGAAGCAACACCCTATTCTTCTCGATTATGTCCGTCAGTATCCGCTTCCTCATG GCGTGCGATTCACATATGGAACTGCTGGATTTCGTTCAGAGGGGTCGATATTGGCTTCGACTGTCTTTCGAGCTGGCATTTTGGCAGCATTGAGGTCACTCAAGACTGGATCCACAGTTGGCCTGATGCTTACCGCTTCCCACAATCCCATCTCAGACAATGGTGTGAAGATTGCTGATCCTGACGGTGGGATGATGATACAACAGTGGGAGCCATTTGCTGATGCCCTTGTCAATGCCCCAGACCCTGATCATTTACTCCAA TTGGTTGTCCAGTTTGTTAAGGAGGAGAACATACCATTTGGTGGAGGACAATCGGCCAACATATTGTTAGGAAGAGATACAAGACCAAGTGGAGATGCTCTCCTGGAAGCTGCAAAACAG GGGATCAATTCTGTAGTTGGTGCTGTTGCGATTGACATGGGTATCTTGACAACGCCACAACTTCATTGGATGGTTAGAAACATAAATAAGGGCACGAGGTCATCAGAGTCAGATTACATGGAGCAATTAGCCAAATCTTTTAG GTGCCTAGTGGACCTGGCTCCTGATAATACTATGGAATCCAAACTGGTGGTAGATGGAGCAAACGGTGTTGGTGGAGAAAAACTTCAACAGCTGAAGAAAATTTTGAGTGGGCTGGATATTTGTGTCAGAAATACAGGTAAGGAAGGAGAAGGGTTGCTTAATGAAGGTTGTGGCGCCGATTACGTGCAGAAGGAGAAAGCTATTCCATCTAACTTTGGTCTTGATGATGTAGGAATGAA GTGTGCTAGTCTGGATGGGGATGGTGATCGTCTTGTGTACTTTATACCATCAGCAAGCAGCAAAAATGTGGATCTCATTGACGGAGATAAGATATTAACCCTATTTGCTTTGTTTATTAAGGAACAACTAGATTTCCTCTACAATGAACAAGGTTTAGATAATAAAGAAGCAGTAAGTCTTGGTGTTGTTCAGACAGCATATGCAAATGGTGCCTCAACCGCTTATCTTAAGCAGTTAGGTCTAGAGGTGGTGCTTGCTCCTACTGGTGTAAAATATCTACACAAGGAAGCTGCAACATTTGACGTTGGAATCTATTTTGAGGCCAATGGGCATGGAACAATACTCTTCTCAGAAAAGTTTCTCTCCCATTTGCAGGCTAGGAGTGATGAACTTTCTTCTACTGCTTCAG GTTCTGAAAGCCACAAGTCTGGTTTAAGATTGTTGGAGGTCAGCCGGTTGATCAATCAAGCAGTAGGTGATGCTCTTAGTGGATTGCTCTTGGTAGAAGCTGTGTTACAATACAAGGGATGGTCAATCAAAGCATGGAATGAGCTTTATCAAGATCTGCCTAGTAGACAGCTAAAG GCCAAAGTTGCCGACCGAAATGCTGTAGTTACTGCAAATGCAGAAACTAAGGTTGTCAAGCCACCAGGCCTACAAGAGTTAATAGATGAGGAAACAG CTAAGTACCCCTGTGGACGATGTTTCGTTCGGCCTTCTGGTACAGAGGACGTAGTTCGTGTATATGCTGAGGCATCCACACAAGAAGCAGCTGATAGTCTTGCCCAATCTGCAGTTCAACTTGTTGATCGTTTCCTTGGGTTTGCCGGCTCCCACCAGAAGGCTTGA
- the LOC121985924 gene encoding superoxide dismutase [Cu-Zn] — protein sequence MVKAVAVLGSSEGVKGTIYFVQEGDGPTTVTGSITGLKPGLHGFHVHALGDTTNGCMSTGPHFNPAGKEHGAPEDENRHAGDLGNATAGEDGIVTVSVVDSQIPLSGPNSIIGRAVVVHADPDDLGKGGHELSKTTGNAGGRVACGIIGLQG from the exons ATGGTGAAGGCTGTTGCTGTCCTGGGTAGCAGTGAGGGTGTTAAGGGCACAATTTACTTCGTCCAGGAAGGAGATG GTCCAACCACCGTCACCGGATCCATCACTGGCCTCAAGCCTGGGCTTCATGGCTTCCATGTGCATGCTCTTGGAGATACCACCAATGGATGCATGTCAACTG GGCCTCATTTTAATCCTGCTGGAAAGGAACATGGTGCTCCTGAAGATGAAAACCGACATGCTGGTGATCTAGGCAACGCCACTGCTGGCGAGGATG GTATTGTTACCGTCTCAGTTGTTGATAGCCAG ATTCCCCTCTCAGGACCGAATTCCATTATTGGGAGAGCTGTTGTTGTCCATGCTGATCCTGATGATCTGGGCAAGG GTGGGCATGAGCTGAGCAAGACCACTGGAAATGCTGGTGGAAGAGTTGCCTGCG GTATCATTGGGCTTCAAGGTTGA
- the LOC121987854 gene encoding uncharacterized protein LOC121987854, producing MTSFASPSHPVSLAFTPSSNNHSLLSSPPPNSIASRKPQFYIPGRLRPSIRQHRSPCLAASAAENGPEEEEEEAPVQELKVPVAWLTPSIALQESEWLRAALHRWLDDEYCPEETNVDISKVAARSYLESLMERRSELGEILLKMAKDLESQVSFRESFHGAFSSANAAIHLITLRIDSMAD from the exons ATGACCAGCTTCGCGTCCCCGTCGCATCCCGTAAGCCTCGCCTTCACACCGTCTTCCAATAATCATTCTCtgctctcttctcctcctcccaATTCGATCGCCTCCCGAAAGCCCCAATTCTACATACCAGGACGGCTCCGACCCAGCATCCGTCAACACCGATCGCCGTGCCTCGCTGCATCCGCCGCCGAAAACGGcccggaggaggaggaagaggaggcgcCGGTCCAGGAACTCAAGGTTCCCGTCGCTTGGCTGACCCCTTCGATTGCCCTACAG GAATCGGAGTGGCTCCGAGCCGCTTTGCACAGGTGGTTGGACGACGAATACTGCCCCGAAGAGACCAATGTAGACATCAGCAAGGTCGCGGCGAGATCGTACCTGGAATCGCTGATGGAGCGGCGGTCGGAGCTGGGCGAGATATTGCTCAAGATGGCGAAAGACTTGGAGAGCCAAGTTTCGTTCCGAGAGAGCTTCCATGGGGCGTTCTCATCGGCCAATGCGGCCATCCATTTGATCACTTTGAGGATCGACTCCATGGCCGATTGA